In one Candidatus Nitrospira nitrificans genomic region, the following are encoded:
- a CDS encoding aspartate carbamoyltransferase catalytic subunit gives MSLKRKDLLSLAPLSVDEIMLVLETADSFKEVTGREIKKVPALRGKTVVNLFFEPSTRTRTSFELAAKRLSADVINFSPSSSSVVKGETLLDTARNIEAMQADIIVLRHSSAGAAETLAHGVKSAVINAGDGWHEHPTQALLDLYTIRQRGMNFNGLRVAIVGDVSHSRVARSNIYALIKLGAEVHLVGPPTMMPSHVEKLGAKVYYNMDEGLRGVHVIMMLRLQLERQGRAQFPTIREYSRLYGLTAERVRLADAGAIVMHPGPINRGVEIAPDVADSLSSVILDQVANGVAVRMGILYLMSGANS, from the coding sequence ATGAGCCTCAAGCGCAAAGATCTGCTGAGTCTCGCGCCGTTGTCTGTGGATGAGATCATGCTCGTCCTGGAGACGGCGGATTCCTTCAAGGAAGTGACCGGGCGAGAAATCAAAAAAGTGCCGGCTCTCCGAGGCAAGACCGTCGTGAATCTCTTCTTTGAGCCGAGCACCAGAACGCGCACGTCCTTCGAATTGGCGGCCAAGCGGCTCAGTGCCGACGTGATCAACTTTTCTCCCTCCTCCAGCAGCGTGGTGAAGGGAGAAACACTGCTCGATACCGCCCGGAACATCGAAGCCATGCAAGCGGACATCATCGTCCTCCGCCACTCCTCGGCCGGTGCCGCCGAAACGCTGGCGCATGGCGTCAAGTCAGCCGTCATCAACGCGGGCGACGGATGGCATGAGCACCCGACGCAGGCGTTGCTCGATCTCTACACGATTCGGCAACGAGGGATGAATTTCAATGGGCTGCGCGTCGCGATCGTGGGAGATGTGTCGCATAGCCGCGTAGCCCGATCGAACATCTATGCGCTCATCAAGCTGGGCGCCGAGGTGCACCTGGTGGGACCGCCGACGATGATGCCGAGCCATGTGGAAAAACTGGGCGCGAAAGTCTACTACAACATGGATGAGGGTCTGCGCGGCGTGCACGTCATCATGATGCTTCGGCTGCAGCTGGAGCGGCAGGGACGCGCGCAGTTTCCGACGATCCGGGAGTACTCACGGCTCTACGGCTTGACCGCTGAACGGGTACGTTTGGCCGACGCCGGCGCGATCGTGATGCATCCGGGACCGATCAACCGAGGAGTGGAGATCGCGCCGGATGTCGCCGATAGTTTGTCCTCGGTGATTCTCGATCAGGTGGCCAACGGCGTCGCGGTGCGTATGGGAATCCTGTACCTCATGTCCGGAGCGAATTCGTAA
- the pyrR gene encoding bifunctional pyr operon transcriptional regulator/uracil phosphoribosyltransferase PyrR — MTTPTNKPTERKDEKLIMDAGDISRAMMRIAHEILERNKGVRDLALVGIRTGGVYLAHRLVKRIQSIEGAQVPIGELDITLYRDDLALRKNQPILRRTSVPFDMTNKVVVLVDDVLFTGRTIRAAMDGLMDLGRPEEIQLAVLVDRGHRQLPIKANYIGKNLPTSREEQVQVLLDEDGEDDRVVILKS, encoded by the coding sequence ATGACGACTCCTACGAACAAACCGACCGAGCGAAAAGATGAAAAGCTGATCATGGATGCCGGGGATATCTCCCGCGCCATGATGCGTATCGCGCACGAGATTTTGGAGCGGAATAAAGGCGTGAGGGATCTGGCCCTGGTGGGAATACGGACAGGTGGCGTGTATCTCGCGCATCGGCTTGTGAAGCGCATCCAGAGCATCGAGGGGGCGCAGGTTCCCATCGGTGAATTGGATATTACCTTGTACCGTGACGATTTGGCGTTGCGAAAAAATCAACCGATCTTGAGAAGAACCTCCGTGCCGTTCGATATGACGAATAAAGTCGTCGTGCTGGTCGACGATGTCTTATTCACCGGACGAACGATACGGGCGGCGATGGATGGACTGATGGACCTGGGACGTCCGGAGGAGATCCAGCTGGCGGTGCTGGTCGATCGTGGTCATCGGCAGCTGCCGATTAAAGCGAATTACATCGGGAAAAATCTCCCGACCTCCCGAGAGGAGCAGGTGCAGGTGCTGTTGGACGAAGATGGGGAAGATGACCGGGTGGTCATCTTGAAATCCTGA